The DNA sequence CTCCAGGAAGCACAGGATGTTGACGTCGACATTGATGAAGCCGGGATCAAGAAATTCTACCGTAAACACTGGCAGGTCAACGAGAAGAAAAAGTCTCGACGTTGGAATGGACGGCAGATCAAGAACGCCTTCCAGACCGCGCTAGCTTTGGCAAACTGGGAGTTCCGCAACAGCAAGCCAGGCACTATGGAGCGGCCAAAACTCAATGCTACACATTTCAAAAAGGTTGCTGAGACCAGTAATCACTTTGATGAATATCTGACGGAGGTTCTCACCAATGGTGAAGACGTCGATGCCGACATCTACGCTCTCATTGCACAGCGAGAAGGCTTGCGCGTCGATAGATACCACAGCTCTAAAGGTCGAAGACGTGACAAACGACGCGACCGCGACTCTGACAGTAGCTCAAGTAGCGAAAGTTCTTCAGAAAGCGACCACTACAGTAGACGCAAGAAGTCCAAAGAAGAGTCGAAAAAGTCGAAATCCAAAGCTAAGAAGACGCGGTATTCTAGCTCAGACGTAGACCAGTCCGATAGCGAACACAAAACAGACCGCAGCCAGCATGATTCGGAGAAAGATCGAAAGAAGCGCAAGGCAGTGAAGAAGGGCAAGTCGAGGAAAGATGTGCGCAGCGATTCGGACAAGGACAATACTTCTTCCAGTGATTAGGTTATTACAATCGAGAACGTCTCGTTCTTACTGTTTTGCTGTAACAATTTTATTATCATTCTTCAATTTATTTGTGTGATGATGGAAGGGCTCTGCTACTCAGGGAGTACTTCGATATCATGAGTAGTCTACTTCTGTGATTGCAACGTATCTCGTATCCAACTAGAATGACTAAATTTATCCCGGTGGAATAGCCATATCTATCTATACCCACCAAACGGTGCCTCGCGGCAAGCTTGGAAGGAAAAGGAAACACGGCAGGTGCCTTTTGATTGGCCCTAGTTAAGCTGCAGCCATGACGCCACTCGTCACCAGCCACGTAACCGACTCTCCACTACAAACAATCACTCACCTACCTACATTGATGACGTATACTATTTACGGCCCCCTTACACACATTACCTACTAGATCGATACATAAATCACGCCAAAATGTCATCTCGCGGGATCCCcgaggtgttgatgcaaaAGGTTGACGATTACGTCGACTCGCTGGCGCCTCAGATCCAGCCCCGCATTGCTTCTGAGCTGGAGACATTCCAACAAAAGACCATCGACAGCCTCGAGACACAAGTTATCGACGCCTTTCGCTCACTCTTCAACAAGGACAGACCTTCTTCGTCGGGTGGCAGCCGCTCGGGGCCCTGGAACCTCAATGACGCAGCGCCAGATGCTTATGGCGGGCAATCACTACCCTTTGCAGACGAGATTGCCAAATTGACCAGGGGTTTTGGCCAGATCTCTGAAGATGCAGGCGGTGATCTCCGCGAAATCTTCAATCTCACAGAAGGAAGCAGAGGCGGCAATGAGCAGAGCAGATCTCTAGAAGGAGGGGGAGGCGACTTTTCCTCTGGAGCGCGGGGCTTCCTTTCCTCTGCACTCAACATCGTACAAGAGCAGCTCGATGAACGAGGATCCAAGGGAGGCCAGTCTTTTGAAATTGGTGGTGTGCTTGGTATGATTAGTAGCACCATCAAGGATGCGTCGCAGAATCCAGAGGAGAAGGCGCGACTCATAAGCCCGGAAATCAAGCAGACTGTCGGCGAAAAGCTGCGCTCGCAACATGCACCTATTGCTGAACAGTTCACGCGTATCGCTCTAGATCACATCAAGCGCTGGCTGCGCGGTAACACAAGTACCCGTGATCTGGGCGACGGTGCCAAAGCCGAGATTGCAGAGCAAGTTGGCGATCTTGTCAAAGGCTTAGGAAGTCTATTCGGTAGCAAGAAGAGCGGCCACGAAGAGTCCTCTCGCGGTATCGACGAAGCCAATCGCGATGGCGAAGGTGGCAGTGGAGGTTTCTCCCGCGTCATTAGCGACAAGCTCAGCACCGGTCTTGCTAAAGTCCACCGTGAAGTGCGTCTTGAATTCCGCAAAGTCCTTGGCGAGATCGAGAAGCAACTCTTTGAACTCCTGCCCGACCAGTTCCAACGCCCGCTTGAGAAGATCTTCGGCGGCAATCCGTTCGACTCCCAGCTCGACCGCGATGCATCCGGTCCTGCTGACCGCGGCTTTGGCGATGACATCAAAGCCAAGCTGCTTGGGAAAATCCGCGATTTAGTACGCAAAGTACAAGAGACACTGCGTGAAAGTATCCTGGGTGTCGTGAACGGTGGCCACCGCAAATTCGAGCGCGAAAGCTGGGTCTTCGTGCAGGCAATGGTCGAGCAGAAGGTGCAGCGATACCTCCCTGATGTCAAGATCAACGTACCAGACGACATTGGAAACGAGAATGTCAGTGTAGGCGATCCGACGTCGAACTCTCAGCACATGGGTGGAGGACAATCACAGCAACAGCACACGGCTCCTCCTCCCCAGCAAGGCTATGATGAGCCGCCACGCTACCAGAACAAGCAACAATACCAGTCGCAAGACTACCGCCCAGAACATCATGCTCCTCAGCAAGGCTATCCGCCTCAAGACTACAACAGACAAGATCAATATGCACCGCCTCCGCAGTCTTACCACCAACAAGCTCCCCCGGAGTACAGATCGTCAGAGCAGCAACAGTACCCCCCGCCGCCTCAGCAGGGGTACCAGCAACATGGCTCCGGACAACCGGGTTACCCTCCGCGAGAGTATCGCGAGGGTGAGTATCGGAGACAGGACTATTAGAGCAGACTTGGGTCGTGATCACTACGGGCTTTGATTGGTGTGAGTAAGAAGATTGGCATAATACCTTGTCGCCCCTCTATCCGTATATGAATTCCAATGTGTGTGATGCATACAATAGAACAAATTTTCGATGACTGTGTGCCATGAGCAAGTCTGATAGGCAAGTTGTGAAGATTGATTGTATCTAGCTCCCAACTTGTCACAAAACAGCCTATAAAAATAGTTTTCACTTTCACCAAATTGCTTCTACATTATGATCGTGTAGGATCATCGTTTGCGACATAACGATGAGTTTGAGACGATCATACTGTAGAAGTGATTTGGTGAAAGTGAAAAAGTCGAAGGGAGTCCCCGATTCTAAATGACAAAACCACCATGTTCTCCTCGCTAAAACAATGCTACCTAATATATGAATAATCTCGAAACTCCATATATGCAAAAGAACTGAAGCCCATGGTATCATGATTCCTTTCCTCCCAAAAACAACCGTATTGCTATGGCACATGGCCATGTTCGCCATACAAACGCCCCAGTGCATCAGCATCGACACAACGCGATGCATACTacgaagatgaagaagcAGAATCATCGGCAGCAGGGGATAGCGCAGCCCCAGCTGTACGGAGACCTTTCACTGCGGCATCCACCTCATTACTAGCCATTTTTTGCCATTTCTCCCTGGTGTCCTGATCTGCAAGTGCATCGGCACCAGCCTCTCCCACTTTTTCATATAACAAACGCGACACGTCACGATTGACGTCTGTATACTCTTGTTTTGTGACTTCCTTCTTCAAATAAAGTGGCTTTAACACAGCCGTCACCATGCGTTGCAACTCAGCCTTGGTAGAGTAGGAAAGTGCGGGTCGGGTAGGCGAAGAATCCTTTGAACGGGGCGGACTGCTAAGCCCAGCAGCAGAGCGATGCGCGAGCCGGCGACGGCTCGGACGATCGTCATCGGCAGGAGAGTAAGGCGAGTAAGTAGGTGACGGCTGCTGATCTTTCAGTGCTGCAGGTGATGCAGTACGAGTGAGGTTCAGAGGCGGCGGGGTAGTCATGCCACGAGGCTGCTGGTATACAGGCGACAACCCAGGcgatgagtgaggaggcgAACACGCGCGTTCAACGATGATTCGCCGAGGTTGGGGGGCGGCAATCTCCTTATCTCGTTCGGCAAACCGGTCAACCTCCACTTCCTGGAGAAGCGACTGCAGAAATCCGGGGGCTGGGGCAGATGCCTCCCCATTTTGAGCCGCTGTGGGTGAGGAGGCAGCAGCGGGGGCATGCGTCGCAGTATTGCGACGAGCAGCAGCCGACGATGATTCTCCTGGGTCAATGAGCATGCGAGTTCGAGGACGCTTGAGCTTGCGTTCCGGTTTTTGCTCGCAAGGCTCATTATCAGAAGGGGAATAGTCGACAGACTTCCGCTTGCGTCCCCGTCTACTGCTAGTGCTTGCCACACTAGGTGCAGGTTGTGCGTCCGTTTGTGCAAGTTGTTCGCGCGCTTTCTCAAACTGGTTCCATGCACGTAACTCTTCTTGTGACTCCGGGTCTTTCGGTGTCTTTGGGGGCTCGCGATGCAATGTGCGATTGGTAGTTCGTGCAGTGAGGTTGGAGTTGCGCCGTCGGTTAGTCACTACATTGTCGGCGGCGATCTGGAAACGATTGCCTGCTCCTGCTCGCCGCGCTACGCGCATACGCTCCTCCCATCTACGGTCTTCGCGCCGCGTGATGTCGGATTGATTTTCTGACTGCTCTTCTTCGTCGAATGGAAATTCGATATCAAACTGTAGACGGTCCCATACACTCTGCCAAACTCCAACCCATTCGTCAGGGGCTTGGTTGTGGCGTGGTACGCGACTTCGGCCATTGATCCAAGCAGCAGGGCCCCGGATGGCGGGGCGTCTTCGGGACGCAGCTCCAAGCAGAGCAGGGTTCTCGACACAGCCCTGGCAATACCAAGGGCCACGCGTAGGCATGCGGTCAAGACCCGCGCAGAAGACATGGCATAGCTGCTCACAGCTGTGGCAGTACATGAGCTGGGATGAGTCACCGAACTCGTCACAGACCATGCATGCGTCATAACTTCCATCATCCTCCAGTATGTAGTCATCTTCAATAATCATGGACGGGTCGATTTCGGCGACTTGTTGTTTGTCTTGCACGGCGTACTCGGATATCTTGGGGCCTAATTACAGGTCAGCAGGTAGTTCAACATGTACGCCACTTGATGCGGCACGGCACTATGGGGCTGGGCAGAGTTTATGCTGAGCTCGACTGACCATTTAGCCAGTTACCAGGCGACTACCAGGCAACAACAGCAACGTCACAACCGAAAAGCTACGTAACATCCAGGACTGACATACCTCCAACGCGTGCGCTGAGCTCGACCATGTTGAAACTGGCTCGGCATATCGGGCAACTGTTCGCTCGTTCGACCCAGGGCTTGAGACAGTCATTGTGAAGGTCATGGCCACATGGCAGTAAGTGTGCGACCATTTCATCATCATTGGTCGAATCTACAGTGGCCTTGTTATCCTTGGCATGGTGTTCGTGTGGGACATCGGCGCCATGCTCAAGTGGGTAGGTCGCAAGCGGAGATGCGGTGGCGGTAGGGCCGACATCGTGGTGGACGAGATCGCCGAGGCAGACTATACACGTCTCGGCCATTTGTGTGGTGTTTAGAAGTGAAGGAGCGGTAGGACTCGTCGACGCGATTCATAAGTTGGGAAGATGATCAGGTCGAGAGAGCGGGGACCGTCGTTTATGTATGGGGGCGCTAGTGGCTTGGCTGGCGGATCATTGATCATTCATGACCCTGCAGCAGCCACACTCCCGTATCACCCCCGGAACCCCGTGATGCACGCCAGAAAAAGGATAACGAGGTGGATCCTTCTGTCATCGCGGCGACCGACGGGCCAAACGCAGGTACGCGGCCTATTGCTGTCTTACCCAACCAAGGATTTCCGTCTATCCTTTTACCAAGTATGGAATTATCGCAGCGAACTGTATTGGCAACCACGGTACCATCGCAACACATGCGAACGAAAAATTCCTTTAGGGAACAGGACAGCCTGCGAGCTCAATTTCGAGATCAGTGCGGACGGAATATAGACACAGTAGTAATAGTAAAGTTTAGTCAGTTTGGGGCATACCTTACCACGTGTCAAAGATTCCCCAGGTACATGTCCTTCTGACTTGCCAGGTCACTGAGTGGTTACTCGGAATGCAAACATGTCTCAGCTTGGATGCTATTCTTTGATGGCGTCATCTCTGCGTGCGGTCCGTCTCGACACACACGCAACGTATCCCGTTGCACGTACATTGGAGATGTTGGAACAGGAAGGTCGGCTCTACCACGACAGCTTGTCTAGTGTGGAATTCTGAAGCGGCTTTCCTTGTTTAGGCGCTGTCACTGTAGATGCATTGATAAGATAACGGCCATTACCGGGTTATGCGCAGAAGCTCCGTTCATGCCCAGAGATATAAATTGGCCTGTAGCCTTTGTGTTCTGATGTCGCGCATGGCGCTCTCTTCACGGAGATGGACAATTGGAACAGAGACAAGACATGGACGAACGCGGCGCCACCGTGAGCCAGGTGCTGGCAGACCAGTCATTGTAGCTAGCTTTTTCGGTTCATTCGGAAGCGACTCGATAGTCTCTGGTCCGGAAAAGGACATGTTTGGATCTTGTATTTCTACGTCTAAAGCCTCGCGCGGCTCTGTAAGCGCCAGGGCAAGGAGCCGCTCGACGCGCAACGCGACCTCGCGCTGGAGGCACTAGTCTTCGCAGACTGGCAGGAAGTGAAGATTATCGCTTCCTCGATTCTGATAACCTACAGCATCTTGTATGAGTTAGCGACGTTGCTGGGACGATGCTTGCAGACGCTGACCACTTCATCCGCCGTCGCACCCTCCAGCCGGGCTATCCGGTTTCTCTACATGCGCTGTCGACAGTCCAGTAGCGGATAAAGGAAAATACGCCCCTAACGCGTGATCTAAAAACGACGTCTCGAGTGGAGGCAGAGTGACAGCGGTGTGAAAATCTGGTTCTCGTTGGAGGGGCATCCTCCATCTCTGAATCTCAGTGTCAATGCCAAGGCGGCTAGCCACTCGCAACCTAGCTTACTAACAAGCTGATCAGGCACACCCATTGCTTTTCTGTAAAACCCACTATTCCTAATGGCGTATCTGGCGTAGTTATATAGTATACTCTTTGTATACCAGCGTGTCGGGTATTTCATGTTACCCAATTGTGTACATACTATAGGTTTCAGTGTGGGTGGCAATGCAAATGCCGTCTGTATCGTGCGCGCCGGCGCCTGCCTACCTCGGCATGACCTCAGGTATACCAAAAGAAGAGCCATGTCCGACTCGTGTAGAACTCGTAGATATGAAATTTGCCTTTTGTCAAAGTCACCTCATCCCTTGATTTCCTACAACTTCACCTAACCCATCGAATTCATTTCTACTGAGCTCTTTCGACAACAATGGCTCAGCAAGACCGCCAATACGAGCTGATCCTCTTGGGTGCCACGGGTTACACTGGGGCTCTCGTCGCAGAGTGGGTAACCACACATCTCCCGGACGACCTTCAGTGGGCCGTCGCTGGACGCAATGCAAAGAAACTACAGAGTGTCGTCGACAACTTGAGCAAACTGAGGCCAGATCGCAAGCAGCCAGGTACGTCATGCAGAATTTGCATTCGCAAACATGTGACAGCCAAAAGAAAAGAGCCAAAGCTAACTCACAGCAGCCATTGAGACATGCGAGCTCGAGCAATCGCAACTAGAAACGCTCGTGAAGAAGACCAAGCTCATCATCACAACCGTGGGCCCCTTTATGCACTATGGCGAGCCCGTACTCGCCGCCTGTGTCAACAACGGCACGCATTACCTCGACTCAACGGGCGAGGTACCCTGGATCTACGACATGATTGCAAAGTATGACGAACTTGCCAAGAAGAACAAGACCATCATCATCCCAGAATGCGGTTTGGACTCCGTTCCCGCAGACATTATGGCG is a window from the Pyrenophora tritici-repentis strain M4 chromosome 7, whole genome shotgun sequence genome containing:
- a CDS encoding HRD1, HRD ubiquitin ligase complex, ER membrane component, which encodes MAETCIVCLGDLVHHDVGPTATASPLATYPLEHGADVPHEHHAKDNKATVDSTNDDEMVAHLLPCGHDLHNDCLKPWVERANSCPICRASFNMVELSARVGGPKISEYAVQDKQQVAEIDPSMIIEDDYILEDDGSYDACMVCDEFGDSSQLMYCHSCEQLCHVFCAGLDRMPTRGPWYCQGCVENPALLGAASRRRPAIRGPAAWINGRSRVPRHNQAPDEWVGVWQSVWDRLQFDIEFPFDEEEQSENQSDITRREDRRWEERMRVARRAGAGNRFQIAADNVVTNRRRNSNLTARTTNRTLHREPPKTPKDPESQEELRAWNQFEKAREQLAQTDAQPAPSVASTSSRRGRKRKSVDYSPSDNEPCEQKPERKLKRPRTRMLIDPGESSSAAARRNTATHAPAAASSPTAAQNGEASAPAPGFLQSLLQEVEVDRFAERDKEIAAPQPRRIIVERACSPPHSSPGLSPVYQQPRGMTTPPPLNLTRTASPAALKDQQPSPTYSPYSPADDDRPSRRRLAHRSAAGLSSPPRSKDSSPTRPALSYSTKAELQRMVTAVLKPLYLKKEVTKQEYTDVNRDVSRLLYEKVGEAGADALADQDTREKWQKMASNEVDAAVKGLRTAGAALSPAADDSASSSS
- a CDS encoding DUF1421 multi-domain protein, yielding MSSRGIPEVLMQKVDDYVDSLAPQIQPRIASELETFQQKTIDSLETQVIDAFRSLFNKDRPSSSGGSRSGPWNLNDAAPDAYGGQSLPFADEIAKLTRGFGQISEDAGGDLREIFNLTEGSRGGNEQSRSLEGGGGDFSSGARGFLSSALNIVQEQLDERGSKGGQSFEIGGVLGMISSTIKDASQNPEEKARLISPEIKQTVGEKLRSQHAPIAEQFTRIALDHIKRWLRGNTSTRDLGDGAKAEIAEQVGDLVKGLGSLFGSKKSGHEESSRGIDEANRDGEGGSGGFSRVISDKLSTGLAKVHREVRLEFRKVLGEIEKQLFELLPDQFQRPLEKIFGGNPFDSQLDRDASGPADRGFGDDIKAKLLGKIRDLVRKVQETLRESILGVVNGGHRKFERESWVFVQAMVEQKVQRYLPDVKINVPDDIGNENVSVGDPTSNSQHMGGGQSQQQHTAPPPQQGYDEPPRYQNKQQYQSQDYRPEHHAPQQGYPPQDYNRQDQYAPPPQSYHQQAPPEYRSSEQQQYPPPPQQGYQQHGSGQPGYPPREYREGEYRRQDY